A genomic region of Neisseria cinerea contains the following coding sequences:
- the pgsA gene encoding CDP-diacylglycerol--glycerol-3-phosphate 3-phosphatidyltransferase, which yields MPWNIPIFLTWLRVLLIPVLISLFYLPFSWFEEETINLAAAIIFAIAALTDWFDGFLARLWKQTSDFGAFLDPVADKLMVAVSLLLLVKLDRTYVLFAIIIIGREITISALREWMAQKGRRNSVAVATIGKFKTAAQMLAIFLLLLNFPKLYGFDSVFVGNVLMFIASLLTVWSMLYYLKMAWKEIT from the coding sequence ATGCCTTGGAATATTCCCATCTTCCTCACATGGTTGAGGGTCTTGCTTATTCCCGTCTTGATTTCCCTGTTCTACCTGCCTTTTTCATGGTTTGAAGAGGAAACGATCAATCTTGCCGCCGCTATAATTTTTGCTATCGCCGCATTGACCGATTGGTTTGACGGATTCTTGGCAAGGTTGTGGAAACAGACCTCGGATTTCGGCGCCTTCCTCGATCCCGTTGCCGATAAACTGATGGTTGCCGTATCTTTGCTGTTGCTGGTGAAGCTCGACCGAACTTACGTCTTGTTTGCCATCATCATTATCGGCAGGGAAATCACTATATCCGCACTGCGAGAATGGATGGCGCAAAAGGGTAGGAGGAATAGTGTTGCTGTCGCCACAATCGGCAAGTTTAAAACTGCCGCACAAATGCTGGCAATCTTCCTGTTACTGTTGAATTTTCCCAAATTATATGGATTTGATTCCGTTTTTGTTGGCAATGTATTGATGTTTATTGCATCTTTATTGACAGTTTGGTCGATGTTGTATTATCTGAAGATGGCATGGAAAGAAATTACCTAA
- a CDS encoding carboxymuconolactone decarboxylase family protein, with protein MFKDWKEHTALVKKSFGELGKEHPKMLQAYGALEQAAAAEALDAKTRELIAIAVAITTRCESCISVHAAAAAKAGATDSEIAGALATAIALNAGAAYTYALRALEAVETQK; from the coding sequence ATGTTTAAAGATTGGAAAGAACATACAGCATTGGTTAAAAAATCATTTGGCGAGCTGGGTAAAGAGCATCCTAAAATGCTGCAGGCCTACGGCGCATTGGAACAAGCGGCAGCTGCAGAGGCACTTGATGCTAAAACGCGCGAACTGATTGCCATCGCCGTTGCCATTACCACACGTTGTGAGAGCTGCATCAGTGTTCATGCAGCCGCTGCCGCCAAAGCCGGTGCGACCGACAGCGAAATCGCAGGTGCATTGGCAACCGCCATTGCCCTGAATGCGGGTGCCGCTTACACTTATGCCCTGCGTGCATTGGAAGCGGTTGAAACGCAAAAATAA
- a CDS encoding AraC family transcriptional regulator yields MDILDKLVDLAQLTGSVDVQCLLGEQWSVRHETLQHEGLVHIVTSGSGYLCIDGETSPRPVSTGDIVFFPRGLGHVLSHNGQNKETLTPDIRQHGAFTIKQCGNGLDMSLFCARFRYDTHADLMNGLPETVFLNITHPGLQYVVSMLQLESEKPLAGTVSVVNALSSVLLVLILRAYLEQEKDVQLSGVLKGWQDKRLGHLIQKVIDKPEDEWNVDKMVATANMSRAQLMRRFKSQVGLSPHAFVNHIRLQKGALLLKKTPDSVLSVALSVGFQSETHFGKAFKRQYHVSPGQYRKEGGQQ; encoded by the coding sequence ATGGACATTCTCGACAAACTGGTTGACCTGGCCCAACTGACGGGTAGTGTGGATGTACAGTGCCTTTTGGGCGAACAATGGTCGGTACGGCATGAAACGTTGCAACATGAAGGGCTGGTACACATTGTTACGTCGGGCAGCGGCTATCTCTGCATCGACGGTGAAACTTCCCCGCGTCCGGTCAGTACGGGGGATATTGTATTTTTCCCGCGGGGATTGGGGCATGTCTTAAGCCACAACGGACAAAACAAAGAAACCTTAACGCCGGATATACGCCAACACGGTGCATTCACGATCAAACAATGCGGCAACGGGCTGGATATGAGCCTGTTTTGCGCCCGTTTCCGCTATGATACCCATGCAGATTTGATGAACGGCCTGCCTGAAACCGTTTTTCTGAATATTACCCACCCCGGTTTGCAATATGTTGTTTCAATGCTGCAACTGGAAAGCGAAAAACCTTTGGCGGGGACAGTTTCCGTAGTCAACGCATTATCGTCCGTTTTACTGGTACTTATCCTGCGCGCCTATCTTGAACAGGAAAAAGATGTCCAACTGTCGGGCGTATTGAAAGGTTGGCAGGACAAACGTTTGGGACATTTAATCCAAAAGGTGATAGACAAACCGGAAGACGAATGGAATGTTGATAAAATGGTGGCGACCGCCAATATGTCACGCGCGCAGCTGATGCGCCGTTTCAAAAGCCAGGTCGGACTCAGCCCGCACGCCTTTGTGAACCATATCCGCCTGCAAAAAGGCGCATTGCTGCTGAAGAAAACCCCGGATTCGGTTTTGTCGGTCGCACTGTCGGTAGGCTTTCAGTCGGAAACGCACTTCGGCAAAGCATTCAAACGGCAATATCACGTTTCTCCGGGTCAATACCGGAAAGAAGGCGGGCAACAATAA
- a CDS encoding membrane lipoprotein lipid attachment site-containing protein produces MKKYLIPLSIAAVLSGCQSIYVPTLTEIPVNPINTVKTEAPAKDFRLAPSHWTDVSKIRDEATRLSYQVSIGKMTKVQAAQYLNNFRKRLVGRNAVDDSMYEIYLRSAVDSQRGEINTEQSKLYIQNALRGWQQRWKNMDAKPNNPAFTNFLLEVMKMQPLK; encoded by the coding sequence ATGAAAAAATACCTTATCCCTCTTTCCATTGCGGCAGTCCTTTCCGGCTGCCAGTCTATTTATGTGCCCACATTGACGGAAATCCCCGTGAATCCTATCAATACCGTCAAAACGGAAGCACCTGCAAAAGATTTCCGTCTCGCGCCTTCGCATTGGACGGATGTTTCCAAAATTCGCGATGAGGCTACTCGCCTGAGCTATCAGGTGAGTATCGGTAAAATGACCAAGGTTCAGGCCGCGCAATATCTGAACAACTTCAGAAAACGCCTGGTCGGACGCAATGCCGTCGATGACAGTATGTATGAAATCTACCTGCGTTCGGCGGTAGACAGCCAGCGCGGCGAAATCAATACGGAACAGTCCAAGCTGTATATCCAGAATGCCTTGCGCGGCTGGCAGCAGCGTTGGAAAAATATGGATGCCAAACCCAACAATCCCGCATTTACCAACTTCCTCTTGGAAGTGATGAAGATGCAGCCGTTAAAATGA
- a CDS encoding DMT family transporter → MDIEKKDILGSGWMLVAAACFTIMNLLIKDAAARFAFSSGELVFWRMLFSAAALGGTAILRRDTFRTTHWKNHLNRSIIGSGAMLLLFYAVTHLPLATGVTLSYTSSIFLAVFSFLILKERISVYTQAVLFFGFTGVILLLNPSFRSGQELAALAGLAGGAMSGWAYLKVRELSLAGEPGWRIVFYLSATGVAMSSVWATLTGWHTLSLPSGVYLSGIGLSALVAQLSMTRAYKVGNKFTVASLSYMTVVFSGLSAAFFLGEELFWQEILGMCIIILSGILSSISPIAFKQRLQALFLRK, encoded by the coding sequence ATGGATATCGAAAAAAAAGACATTTTAGGATCGGGCTGGATGCTGGTGGCGGCAGCCTGCTTTACCATAATGAACCTGTTAATTAAAGATGCGGCGGCCCGGTTTGCCTTCAGCAGCGGCGAGCTGGTATTTTGGCGTATGCTGTTTTCCGCCGCCGCACTCGGCGGTACCGCCATATTGCGGCGCGACACCTTCCGCACGACTCATTGGAAAAACCACCTGAACCGCAGCATTATCGGATCGGGTGCGATGCTGCTGCTGTTCTACGCGGTAACGCATCTGCCTTTGGCAACCGGCGTAACCCTAAGCTACACCTCGTCGATTTTTTTGGCAGTATTCTCCTTCCTGATTCTGAAAGAGCGGATTTCCGTTTACACGCAGGCAGTGCTGTTCTTCGGCTTTACGGGTGTCATATTGCTGCTTAATCCATCGTTCCGCAGCGGTCAGGAACTGGCGGCACTCGCCGGGCTGGCGGGCGGTGCGATGTCCGGCTGGGCGTATCTAAAAGTGCGCGAATTGTCCCTGGCGGGAGAACCCGGCTGGCGCATTGTATTTTACCTTTCCGCGACAGGTGTGGCGATGTCGTCAGTTTGGGCGACGCTGACCGGCTGGCACACCCTGTCCCTCCCATCGGGGGTTTATCTGTCGGGCATCGGCCTGTCCGCACTGGTTGCCCAACTGTCGATGACGCGCGCCTATAAAGTCGGCAACAAATTCACGGTTGCCTCGCTCTCCTATATGACCGTCGTCTTTTCCGGCCTGTCTGCCGCATTTTTTCTGGGCGAAGAGCTTTTCTGGCAGGAAATACTCGGTATGTGCATCATTATCCTCAGCGGCATTTTGAGTAGCATCAGCCCCATTGCCTTCAAACAACGGCTGCAAGCCCTCTTCCTCCGAAAATAA
- a CDS encoding polyamine ABC transporter substrate-binding protein, protein MTKHLPLAVLTALLLAACGGSDKPSAEKPAPAENQNVLKIYNWSEYVDPETVADFEKKNGIKVTYDVYDSDETLESKVLTGKSGYDIVAPSNAFVGRQIKAGAYQKINKALIPNYKNLNPKLMKLMEGVDPNHEYAVPFYWGTNTFAINTERVKKALGTDQLPDNQWDLVFNPEYTSKLKQCGISYLDSAAEIYPMVLNYMGKNPNSSETADIKAATALLKKNRPYIKRFTSSGFIDDLARGDTCVTIGFGGDLNIAKRRAEEAGGKEKIRVMMPKEGVGIWVDSFVIPKDAKNVANAHKYINDFLAPEVSAKNGNFVTYAPSSKPARELMDKEFRDDNTIFPSDGDLENSFIMVPIQPAALKFMVRQWQDVKAGK, encoded by the coding sequence ATGACCAAACATCTGCCCCTGGCCGTCCTGACTGCTTTGCTGCTTGCAGCGTGCGGCGGTTCGGACAAACCGTCTGCCGAAAAACCGGCACCGGCGGAAAACCAAAACGTATTGAAAATTTACAACTGGTCGGAATACGTCGATCCGGAAACCGTTGCCGATTTTGAAAAGAAAAACGGCATCAAGGTTACTTATGATGTGTACGACAGCGATGAAACGCTGGAAAGCAAGGTGCTGACCGGAAAATCCGGTTACGACATTGTCGCGCCGTCCAATGCGTTTGTGGGCAGGCAGATTAAGGCAGGTGCTTATCAGAAAATCAACAAAGCATTGATTCCAAATTATAAAAATCTCAATCCCAAGTTGATGAAGCTGATGGAGGGCGTTGACCCGAACCATGAATACGCCGTTCCGTTTTATTGGGGTACCAACACTTTCGCCATCAATACCGAACGTGTGAAAAAGGCTTTGGGTACGGATCAGCTGCCGGACAATCAATGGGATTTGGTGTTTAACCCCGAATACACGTCCAAACTCAAACAATGCGGTATCAGTTATTTAGACAGCGCGGCGGAAATTTATCCTATGGTGTTGAACTACATGGGTAAAAATCCAAACAGCAGCGAAACGGCGGATATTAAGGCGGCAACTGCCTTGCTTAAGAAAAACCGTCCGTACATCAAGCGTTTTACCTCGTCCGGCTTTATCGATGATTTGGCGCGCGGCGATACTTGCGTAACGATTGGCTTCGGCGGCGATTTGAATATTGCCAAACGCCGTGCCGAAGAAGCAGGCGGCAAAGAAAAAATCCGTGTGATGATGCCGAAAGAGGGCGTAGGGATTTGGGTGGATTCTTTCGTGATTCCGAAAGATGCGAAAAACGTCGCCAACGCGCACAAATATATCAACGACTTCCTCGCCCCGGAAGTGTCGGCGAAGAACGGCAATTTCGTTACTTATGCGCCTTCTAGCAAGCCGGCGCGTGAGCTGATGGATAAGGAGTTTAGGGATGACAACACGATTTTCCCGAGCGACGGGGATTTGGAAAACAGCTTTATTATGGTTCCCATCCAGCCGGCGGCGTTGAAGTTTATGGTACGCCAGTGGCAGGATGTGAAGGCAGGGAAATAA
- the alaS gene encoding alanine--tRNA ligase — protein MKTSELRQKFLKFFETKGHTVVHSSSLVPHDDPTLLFTNAGMNQFKDVFLGFDKRPYSRATTAQKCVRAGGKHNDLENVGYTARHHTFFEMMGNFSFGDYFKRDAIHFAWEFLTSPEWLNIPKDKLLATVYAEDDEAYNIWLNEIGMPSERIVRIGDNKGAKYASDNFWQMGDTGPCGPCSEIFYDHGEEIWGGIPGSPEEDGDRWIEIWNCVFMQFNRDEQGNMNPLPKPSVDTGMGLERMAAVMQHVHSNYEIDLFQDLLKAVARETGAPFSMGEPSLKVIADHIRSCSFLIADGVLPSNEGRGYVLRRIIRRAVRHGYKLGQSKPFFHKLVADLVKEMGDAYPELKEKQVQIEEALKNEESRFAQTLETGMALLENALAKGGKTLDGEIIFKLYDTYGFPYDLTADICRERNIELDEAGFEREMEAQRARARAAQSFKANAQLPYDGQDTEFKGYSERQTESKVLALYKDGEQVNELNEGDEGAVVIDFTPFYAESGGQVGDVGYIFAGENRFEVRDTQKIKAAVFGQFGVQTSGRLKVGDSVTAKVDDEIRNANMRNHSATHLMHKALRDVLGEHVEQKGSLVTAESTRFDISHPQAVTTEEIAEVERRVNEAILANVAVNAAIMSMEDAQKTGAMMLFGEKYGDEVRVLQMGGFSTELCGGTHVSRTGDIGLFKIISEGGIAAGVRRIEAITGLNALKWAQEQERLVKDIIAETKAQTEKDVLAKIQAGATHAKALEKELARAKAELAVHAGAKLLDDAKDLGSAKLVAAQIEADAAALREIVTDLTGKSEQAIVLLAAVNDGKVSLCAGVSKPLTNKVKAGDLVKFAAEQVGGKGGGRPDLAQAGGSDVEKLPAMIDSVKDWVGAKLA, from the coding sequence ATGAAAACCTCCGAACTGCGCCAAAAATTCCTAAAATTTTTCGAAACCAAAGGCCACACCGTCGTCCATTCATCCTCGCTCGTGCCGCACGACGACCCGACCCTACTGTTTACCAACGCGGGCATGAACCAATTTAAAGACGTATTCTTAGGTTTCGACAAACGCCCGTACAGCCGTGCCACTACCGCGCAAAAATGCGTACGCGCAGGCGGCAAACACAACGACTTGGAAAACGTAGGCTACACCGCCCGTCACCACACCTTCTTTGAAATGATGGGAAACTTCTCCTTCGGCGACTACTTCAAACGCGACGCCATCCACTTCGCTTGGGAGTTCCTCACTTCCCCCGAATGGCTCAATATCCCCAAAGACAAACTCTTGGCGACCGTTTACGCAGAAGACGACGAAGCCTACAACATCTGGTTGAACGAAATCGGTATGCCGTCTGAACGCATCGTCCGCATCGGTGACAACAAAGGCGCGAAATACGCGTCCGACAACTTCTGGCAAATGGGCGACACCGGCCCTTGTGGCCCCTGCTCCGAAATTTTCTACGACCACGGCGAAGAAATCTGGGGCGGCATTCCCGGCAGCCCCGAAGAAGACGGCGACCGCTGGATCGAAATTTGGAACTGCGTGTTCATGCAGTTCAACCGCGACGAACAAGGCAATATGAATCCGCTGCCCAAGCCGTCCGTCGATACCGGCATGGGCTTGGAGCGCATGGCCGCCGTCATGCAGCATGTTCACAGCAACTACGAAATCGACTTGTTCCAAGACCTGCTCAAAGCCGTTGCCCGCGAAACCGGCGCACCTTTCAGCATGGGAGAACCCAGTCTGAAAGTCATCGCCGACCACATCCGCTCCTGCTCATTCCTGATTGCAGACGGCGTATTGCCTTCCAACGAAGGCCGCGGCTACGTATTGCGCCGCATTATCCGCCGCGCCGTGCGCCACGGTTACAAACTAGGTCAAAGCAAACCGTTCTTCCACAAACTCGTTGCCGATTTGGTCAAAGAGATGGGCGATGCCTACCCTGAATTGAAAGAAAAACAAGTTCAAATCGAAGAAGCGTTGAAAAACGAAGAAAGCCGTTTTGCCCAAACTTTGGAAACCGGTATGGCTTTGTTAGAAAACGCGCTGGCCAAAGGCGGCAAAACACTCGACGGCGAAATCATCTTCAAACTCTACGATACCTACGGTTTCCCATACGACTTGACTGCCGACATCTGCCGCGAACGCAATATCGAACTGGACGAAGCAGGCTTCGAGCGCGAAATGGAAGCCCAACGCGCACGCGCACGCGCCGCACAAAGCTTCAAAGCCAACGCCCAACTGCCTTATGACGGTCAAGACACCGAGTTTAAAGGTTATAGCGAACGCCAAACCGAATCCAAAGTCCTCGCCCTCTACAAAGACGGCGAGCAAGTCAACGAATTGAACGAAGGCGACGAAGGCGCCGTCGTTATCGATTTTACCCCGTTCTATGCAGAATCCGGCGGTCAAGTCGGCGACGTTGGCTATATCTTCGCAGGCGAAAACCGCTTTGAAGTACGCGATACCCAAAAAATCAAAGCGGCCGTATTCGGCCAATTCGGCGTACAAACTTCAGGCCGTCTGAAAGTCGGCGACAGCGTTACCGCCAAAGTGGATGACGAAATCCGCAATGCCAATATGCGCAACCACAGCGCGACCCACTTGATGCACAAAGCCCTGCGCGATGTATTGGGCGAGCACGTTGAACAAAAAGGCTCGTTGGTTACCGCCGAATCCACCCGTTTCGACATTTCCCATCCTCAAGCGGTAACTACCGAAGAAATCGCCGAAGTCGAACGCCGCGTCAACGAAGCCATTTTGGCCAACGTTGCCGTCAACGCAGCCATTATGAGCATGGAAGATGCCCAAAAAACCGGCGCCATGATGCTCTTCGGCGAAAAATACGGCGACGAAGTGCGCGTACTGCAAATGGGCGGTTTCTCTACCGAATTGTGCGGCGGTACACACGTTTCACGCACCGGCGACATCGGCCTCTTCAAAATCATCAGCGAAGGCGGTATTGCCGCAGGTGTGCGCCGTATCGAAGCCATCACCGGCCTGAACGCACTCAAATGGGCGCAAGAACAAGAGCGTTTGGTTAAAGACATCATCGCCGAAACCAAAGCCCAAACCGAAAAAGACGTACTGGCGAAAATCCAAGCAGGCGCAACACACGCCAAAGCATTGGAAAAAGAGTTGGCACGCGCCAAAGCAGAACTCGCTGTTCATGCGGGTGCCAAACTCTTGGACGATGCAAAAGACTTGGGTTCAGCCAAACTCGTTGCCGCACAAATTGAAGCCGATGCCGCAGCCCTACGCGAAATCGTAACCGACTTGACCGGCAAATCAGAACAAGCCATCGTATTGCTTGCCGCAGTCAACGACGGCAAAGTCTCCCTGTGCGCAGGCGTATCCAAACCGCTGACAAATAAAGTGAAAGCCGGCGACTTGGTCAAATTCGCAGCCGAACAAGTCGGCGGCAAAGGCGGCGGAAGACCGGATTTGGCACAGGCCGGCGGCAGCGATGTGGAGAAACTGCCCGCGATGATTGACAGCGTGAAAGACTGGGTCGGCGCGAAGCTGGCTTGA
- a CDS encoding PIN-like domain-containing protein, producing MPSIKDVFKWALPLTEKEKKEIWENAVLTVDTNVLLDLYRYHKDTRESILNSLKLFKGRIWLSDQAANEFFKNKNEVIYSAKEQFEAAQTSTIQNIKNKIDNIASDIKGNRAISKKLIDALELDKYKTDILEKLDKVEWDDAYINNTESDNVLENILELFGDNNCLGEPFSESDKKELIELANKRFENKIPPGYADAGKDGKDRKYGDFFLWEQILRHGNEIKKPIILVTSEQKEDWWERRSGKTIGLRLELKKEAQDRECKILVLQTKSFLALAEKYKTDDQDIDNKDAIDEVKQLDKEKINQETHKQNKSLLHSKIHTVKDVQQEIEYIDDNSNVGYLICTISRPTSRFTVTGRFNPRFKIVPKVSVRLIDSPSGVYNDPHAATGTTYDFNIHLHAERGNALPEGEYVFKYFAFNDSINYFDSYEKIVNCPECFSPYLVDANVCTECDYHALRECQACGAEILPQELDCAPFCGHCAYMIEKLNEE from the coding sequence ATGCCTTCTATAAAAGATGTATTTAAATGGGCACTACCATTAACCGAAAAAGAAAAAAAAGAAATTTGGGAAAATGCAGTATTAACAGTTGATACAAATGTTTTATTGGATTTATATCGTTACCATAAAGACACTAGAGAAAGTATTTTGAATAGTTTAAAGCTATTCAAGGGGAGGATTTGGCTCTCAGACCAAGCTGCCAATGAATTCTTTAAAAATAAGAATGAAGTAATTTACTCTGCAAAAGAACAATTTGAAGCTGCACAAACCTCTACAATCCAAAACATTAAGAATAAGATAGATAACATTGCCAGTGATATAAAGGGGAATCGAGCTATATCTAAGAAATTAATTGATGCGTTGGAGCTTGATAAATACAAAACTGATATTTTAGAGAAGCTTGATAAAGTTGAATGGGATGATGCATATATAAATAATACAGAATCAGATAATGTTCTTGAGAATATTTTAGAATTATTTGGAGATAATAATTGCTTAGGTGAGCCTTTTTCAGAATCTGATAAAAAAGAATTAATTGAACTGGCCAATAAAAGATTTGAAAATAAAATTCCTCCAGGATATGCGGATGCAGGAAAGGATGGAAAAGATAGAAAATATGGCGATTTCTTCTTATGGGAACAAATACTCAGGCATGGCAATGAAATTAAAAAACCCATTATTTTAGTTACCTCTGAACAAAAAGAAGATTGGTGGGAAAGACGTTCAGGCAAGACAATTGGTCTCCGGCTTGAGTTAAAAAAAGAAGCTCAAGATAGAGAATGTAAAATTCTTGTATTGCAAACGAAGAGTTTTCTTGCATTGGCGGAAAAATATAAAACAGATGATCAGGACATTGATAATAAAGATGCCATAGATGAGGTAAAACAATTAGATAAAGAAAAAATTAATCAAGAAACACACAAACAAAATAAATCTCTTCTACACTCAAAAATTCACACTGTAAAAGATGTACAACAAGAAATTGAATATATTGACGATAATAGTAACGTTGGATATTTGATTTGTACTATTAGCAGGCCAACTTCTCGTTTTACTGTAACAGGAAGATTTAATCCAAGATTTAAAATTGTTCCTAAAGTTTCAGTACGATTGATCGATAGTCCAAGTGGTGTATACAACGATCCACATGCCGCAACAGGTACAACCTACGATTTTAATATCCACTTACATGCAGAACGTGGCAATGCATTACCTGAAGGAGAGTATGTTTTTAAATATTTCGCATTTAATGACTCAATTAATTACTTTGATAGTTATGAAAAAATTGTAAACTGCCCTGAGTGTTTTTCTCCTTATTTAGTCGATGCCAATGTTTGCACAGAATGCGATTATCATGCCTTAAGAGAATGTCAAGCATGTGGTGCTGAAATTCTCCCGCAAGAATTAGATTGCGCCCCATTTTGTGGACATTGTGCTTACATGATAGAAAAGCTAAATGAAGAATGA